TGCCCGACATGCTGCAGGCGCTGCACGACGCCGCCCGGCAGATCCGCGAGGCCGGTAAGGACCGCGGCCCCGAACTAGGCCTTACCGATCCGGCGCTCGATTACCGCGTGGCGGTCTGAACCGAAGGTGCGGACAGCGACGTAACCGCTGCCCCCCCCAAAAGCGGCTCGAGCCGCGACAGGATCCGGCTCAATTCGGCATGGTCACCCGGATCAAATCGCGGACCCGCTGCGCGCGTAAAGGCGCTGTCGATCACGCCGCGCCGCCGAAGCACTTCCTTGGTCAGTCGCCAACGGAACACGGCCTGCATCATGAGGATCGGGAGCACCGCTTCGTACAGATCGCGCACCGCTTCTTCATTGCCGGCACGGTGCGCGCGCATCAATGCGACATGAATCTCCGGCGTCTCGACCGCGGGCATCGTTCCGATTGCGCCGCGCGCAAGTTCGTCAGTGATGTAGCGACCGCCCGCACCGCCAAAAACACCGAGCAAATGCGCCGGCGGATCGGCGAGCATTTCGCTGATCCGCTGGCCGCACGGCATATTCTCTTCCTTGACCCAGCGGATCGAATCGGTCGCCTCGACCACCGCGCGCAGCTGCGCGGTATCGAGACCCAAGCCCATGGGCACGGGGGCGTTCTGCACCATGAGCGGGAGCACGGCCTGCCGACCCAACGCGCTGTAGAACGCGCCGAGCAACCCGGTGTCGGGACCGATCGCCTTTGGAGTCATGACCATAGCGGCCACCGCTCCCGCGCCGGCGCCCGCCGTCGCCAAGCGTATGCTTGTCGCAACATCGTCGCCGCTTGCGCCGACCACGAAGTTCGCGCGTCCGGCCACCCGAGCGCCGACAAAGCCGATCAACGCCTCGCGCTCTTCGAGTGAAAGCATGTCATACTCGCTGGCCAGCCCGGGGAAGACCAACCCGTCAACGCCGCACGCAAGCGCAAACTCGATGACATTGCCAAGCCCGTCGAGGTCAATCTCGCCGGCTTCATCAAAGACCGTCGGCAGCACCGGAAAAACGCCACCTATCGCGTTACTCATGTATGATTCCCGTCAGCATTTTTTTTGGGCAGCGCCAATATTGAAAGGGGGAGGAATCGAAGTCCGAACTTCGATCCCTCGCGATAATTCACACCCTAAAAGGCCGGCGCGTTAGAATCTGGCGTTGAAGCCGACCGAGAATCGTCGTCCCTGCACCCCATAGAAGGAAGTTGCTTCGGACGATTCAACATAGCGCCGCTGAACTTCATTGTTCAGATTTGACGCATCGGCAAAGATGGTGAAATTCTTGAGTTCATAGCGAATGGATGCATCGATCGTCCGATACGGTGCATAATAGATTGCCGTGCTTCCAGGACCTACGCTATCGAAATATTTGTCACGATAATTGTAAGCAACCCGCGCGCCAAAACCATATTTCTCAAAGTAAGCAACAATATTGTAGTTTATTTTCGAAAGTCCCTGAAATGGGAGAGAATTGCGCTGTCTATCGAGCAACGAGGTCGTGCTGTCGATATAGGAGAAGTTCGCTACCACACCGAACCCATCGAGCGGTGCGGGCAGGAAGTAGAATGGCGTTTGAAACAAAACCTCCACGCCCTTAACCTTACCGCCAGTTCCATTGAATGGGCGTGTGATCAAATACCCGAGCGGCGAATCCGGTGGCGCGACTTCTCCGGTCGGAATCTCATAATTGGCGCGACTGTAAATGAACGTTGATACATCTTTATAGAACGCACCGACCGTCAGCGCAGAGCCCCGCGCGAAATACCATTCCAGCGCGGCGTCATATTGGTCCGCGCGGAGCGGCTGCAATGCGGGATTGCCGGCGTTTCCGTTATAGGGCGTCAGGCGGTTCAAGGTGAGATCGGGCGACAGATCGATCGAGTCCGGCAAGCCCAAGACCTTGGCATAACCAAGTCGGAAAACGAGCTTGTTCGTCAGTTCGAGCTTGGCCACTGCGCTTGGCAGCCAGTTAGCGAAGCGCGTCTTGACCACCAGGGGGTCGGCGAGGCCGCTCGCACGCTTGATCGCGCCATTCGCCGCCCGGTCGGTTTCGGTGTAGCGCAGCCCTACGTTGCCGGTCAGCGGCATAGCACCGAGTTGCGCTGCGAACCCGACCTTCACATAGGCCGCCATTGTCTTCTCGGAGATCCGGAACGACTGCAGTGGATCGACGAACCGCGCAGGACACAGGCCGCTGTTGGGCGCGATGGTCTCGCACGCCGTGCCGAATGGCAGGCTCGACGACAACGCCGCGACATATTTGGTCGCGATGGCAGGCGCCCCCCCGAGGAGCAGATCGGGGTAGCTCCTCACGCCGTACACGGCGGGCCCGCTCGCCACGGGGAACGTCTGTGCAGGCGTCGCTCCGCTGAAGGCAACCTGCCGTTGAATCGTGTCACGCGTGGTATTCAGCGCGGAGTACCGCATGCCGGCGTCGATTTGCGACAGGAAGGCGTTGAGGGTCTTGAAGGTAAAATCGATCCTGCCGGCCGTTTCCTGAGCCGTGTTGCGATTGAAATTGTCGAAGATGTTGGAATAGCGGAATTGCGCTGGGTCGGCCGCATTCAGCGCGGCCGGTCCGTTCAGCGTAGGAATGCCGCCACCGCCGACGTCAAAATTGAACAGATATTTGTTCAGCGACGTCACGCGCACATATGTCTGCGAGACGTCCATCGTGGCGCGCGAATAGTTTACTTCCGGCCTTACCGAGAAGCGCCCGTCATTGGTGCTCCACTTGAAACCGAGCGCGCTGCTCACGGTATCGCTTTTGACCTTGAGTGCCTCTGCATTGCCCTGCGCGACCTGATTGATCGTCCCCGATGTAAGGATTTCGTTCGTGGACACTTTGTAGGTCGTATAGTCACCGGCGACCGTGCTCAGAGGCACGGAGAACCAGTCGCGGGTCCGGTTGGTATTGAGGTGGGAATAGGCGACGTCGCCATAGAGTTCGAGACTGTCGGACGGGCGCCACTGGAAAGCGCCGTTGCCGCCGATCCGCTCGCGACGCTCCCGCAGCCGCTGATACCGCAAATCCGCGATGTAAAGTGCCGGGTTGCCGTCGCCGTTCGGGTCATTGGCCTTGGGGTTGGCCACGGTGTTGAACGAGCTCGTCAGCGGGGTGTAGCCCGTGAAGGAATTGAACGAATCCTCGTTGACCGGCTTGTTCGAATAGGTCGCGTTGACCAGGATCCCGAACGTGTCGTCGGCGAAGGTATTCGAATAGAGCGCCGACCCGTCATATCCCCAGCGCTTGTCCTGATCCGAATAGACGCCCGAGCCCGACACTGCGATCAGCTGGCCTTTCTTGTCGAACGGCTTGCGCGTGATGATGTCGACCGTCCCGCTGAGCGACCCGTCCGCGCGCTCGGCACCCTGCAGCTTGATGACATCGAGCCGTCCGATCAATTCCGAGGGAAACAGCGACAACGGGCCATAATCCGAATCCGCCACGGCAGCGATGCCGAGCCCGCGACCGTTGGGATTAACCAGCGTACGACCGTTGATTTCCGTGCGGTTCTGGCGAAGCCCGCGGATCGAAACGCTCGTACCTTCGCCCAAAGCACGGCGAATCTGGACGCCTGAGACACGCTGCAGCGACTCGGCAATCGTGTTGTCTGGGAGCTTTGCGACATCCGTGGCAACGATCGATTCCTGGAACTGATCCGTGTTGCGCTTGGCGTCGAGCGCTTCCGCCAGGCTCCGGCGATAGCCCGTCACGACGATGTCGGCGCCGGCGGTATCCGCCTGCGCATCGGGGGTGTCGCGCGACTGGCTGACGTCCGTGCTCGTGCTTGGCGCTGCAGGTTGTGTCTGTGCGAAAGCCGGTGCGCCGGCAAGCAAGGCGCCGAGACAAACACCACTCAGCAGAATGTTCGATTTCATGACTTTCCCTCTCCCCGATTGCTTTTGAAGCAGTGCTTTGGGTTGGGCCGTTGTTGCACACTTAGCTACACTGTCAAGTGCACCACATTTGAAATGCCTTTTTATTTTCGCAGTCTGGGTCAGCGTCGAGCGATGCTGGCCCCGCCATCGATGAGATAATCGACTCCGGTGATCCAGGATGCCTCGTCCGAACATAGGAAGAGCGCTAGCGCTGCTACGTCGTCAGGGGTGCCCCACCGGCCCAGCGGATGTCGTGCGATGTTTGCCCGGCGGGCGACGTCGGGATCGGGGCGCGAGTCGAAACCGCCGCGCAGCAAGGGCGTATCGATCGACGCGGGGCGGATCGCGTTCACGCGCACCGCGTCGGGCGCGAGTTCGAGCGCCAGCGTCTTGGTGAAACTGTCCAGCGCGGCCTTCGATGCGGCATAGGCCGCGAGCCCGGGTGTCGCAAAGGTTGAGTTGATCGAAGAGATGAACAGGAACGCGCCGCGCCGACGTTCGCACATGCCAGGTCCAAACGCCTTTGCCAGACGAAGAGCCCCGCCGACATTGACGTTCATCATCCGGGCCAGGAAATCGCTATCGGTATCCAGCGTAGCGCTGCCCGCCCCGATCGCCGCGGCATGGACGACGATCGTCGGCCACAGGCCCGCTTCGCTCACCGCACGAGCTGCCGCCTCGACCGAGGCGTCTTCCCCCAGGTCGCAAAGCAGGGTCATGTCGCCATCGGCCGAAGCCTTTCTGTCGAGCGCGACCACGCGACTACCCTCCCCTGCGAAGCGCCGCGCAATCGCGCCGCCGATGCCGCCGGCCGCGCCCGTGACGACGGCAACATGCCCCTTGAGTCGTTCAGTCATCGAACGTGTTTCCTTCAGCCGAAAATTGCCGGATCGTGGCAAAGCCGTGCGCAGTGAGATGGTCGTTGTCGATCACCTCCACCTTCGCGCCGAGGTGGGCGAGCGCGGCACGAAACAGGGGCGCCGCATGGCCGCCTCCCGTGACGAAATATTGTCGCGCAGCGTCGCCTGGCCCGGGAAGATTTTCGCGCACATCGCTGCCGATCAGGACGCCCCAGATGAAAGAGGCCGCGTCTTCCTCGGTCAGATGCTGGGCCAGCACCCGCGAGCGCGCCGAGAACAGGAGCCGGGCAGGACTTCCGCCGTCTGCCGCAAGCGTAAGCCCGGCGCGGAAGGCGTCGCCATCGTGCGGTGCGGCCTGGGTCAATGGGGCAAGGATACTGCGCTCCGCAATGAGGGCGTGAAGCTCGGCCGTCATCGACGTGTGAAATCGCTCGATCCGCGCCCGGCCCATTTCGATCCACTTCCCGTGCATACCGGGTACTGACAGGAGGACGGCGTCGACCAAGTCGCAGTGACCGATCAGGCCTGCTGCAGCGACTTCCTCGCCCCGCATGACGTCATAGTCGCCGAACCGCGACGTGCAGGATAATCCGGGCAGGATCCGCAACGGCGTGCCTGCAATCATGGTCTGGCGCGCGTGCCGGGCGAGTTGCGCCGGCGTCGCGGGACAGGGCAGGTGCGGGACCGATTCCAGGCCGATTGGCGATCCGACCATTCCGGCCAGCCACAGCGTCTCCGACGCGCTGGGCCACCGCTGCCGCAGGTGCGCGACTCTGGCCACCTGCGCCGCGCGATCCAGATCGACCAGCCGCACCTCTTCGATCACCTGATCCACGATATCGCCCGTGGCCGTGAGCAGACGCGCACGGATTTTCGCGGTGCCCCATTCGACCGCGATGAAGCTTTCACGGTTCATATCCCGCTCTCCCGGTCGACCATCGATCGCCCCGTCGTCGCGAAATAGGCGGCCACCACCCCCAGTGGATAGGCCACCGCGATGACCAGAAACATCGGCCGATACGTGAGCACCGCGACCAATTGGCCTACCATATAGGTCGATGCGATCGTCGCGAGACCCGAGGCAATTCCGCCGATCCCCATCACCTTCCCAATATGGCGCGTCGGATACAGATCGACCGGAAGCGCGGTCTGGTTGGTAACCCAGGCGGTGTGACAGAAGGCGACAATTGCCCCGAGTGCGAGGCTGACTGTTACGCTCGGTTGCAGTGCGTTGAGCGCGCCAAGCGGCGCGACGAGCGCGACCAGCGCCATGACCATGACGCGCGCGAGTGCCGGCTTGACGCCGCGGCGTACGATTCGCCCGGACAGCAGGCCGCCGCCAACCGCGCCAAAGCCTGCTGCGGCGTAGACGATCCATGTGGTACGCCCCATCTCCGCGATACTAAGTCCGCGCTCTTCGGTCAGATATTTGGGAAACCAGAAGAGATAGAAGAACCACACGGGGTTGGTCAGCGCCGCCGCCAGCGCGTACCACCATACGCCACGGGTACGCATCACCGCAGCCCAGCCGCGCCAACCCGATTCATCGATCGGCTCGGCCTGTGTGGCAACGGGCTCGGCGTCAGCCGCCGCATCGGCCGCATAGACTGGCAAGGCAGTGTTCGGCCGGTACAGCAGTAGCCATCCCCCCAGCCAGAGGAGCCCGGCCAAGCCGCAGAGGACGAACGTGAGGCGCCAGCCGACCGTCAGGAACAGAACCGCCATCAGCGCGGGCGAGATCGCCGCTCCGAAATGGGCCGCGGAGGAATATAGCCCGATCGCGAGCGCGCGCTCTTTCTTCGGGAACCACTCCCGCACCAGCTTTGGCGAGGCCACCCAATTGCCCGCCTCTCCGAGGCCAAGCGCGAAGCGACTGACGCCCAGATGAAAAACGCTCTGCGCGAGGCCAGTGCCTGCGCTGGCGAGCGACCACCAGCCGACGAAGAGGATCATGCCCCAGCGCGCGCCAAGCCGATCCACGACAAAGGCGGCGACCAGTCCACCGAGCATATAGGCGACGAGAAAGGCGTTGACGACCGCGGCATAGCCTTGGTCGTCGATCACCAGGTCGCGCTGGACGGCGCCGGCCATCAGCGCCAAAGTCTGGCGATCGACGTAATTGAGCACGGCGGCGAGCGCCAACATTGCGACGATGATCCACCTGAACCCGGCCGTCGTTACGCGTGCGCTGCCCACCAATTCCCTCTCCCATCGCTCGTTGGCTTGCCGCAACTTCCGCACAGCTGGATATTTCGCTATCAGCGTGTATCGTTTATAGCAACGAAATGATCGTAGATAGGCTTAGAATGTCGACGCGTCTCGAGTCCCTCCCCTTACTGCACGCGTGGCCAGTGAAAGCGGGTCTGGCTGAGTCACCGCACTGGATCGCGGCGACGGCGACGCTGGTATGGGTCGATATCGTGAGACCGTCTGTAAACATCCTCGACCCCGATACCGGAGAAAATCGCGAAACCCTCGTCGTCGCCAAAATCGGCTCGGCGAGCGCGACGGCGAGCGGAGGCCTGCTGGCCGCCCTTGAGCGCGAGCTCTGGCTCGGCGACGCCGCCGCCGAGTTGCGGCGATTTAAAGTGCCCGCCATGGACGGCACGCATTTCAACGATGGAAAGTGCGATCCTGCCGGGCGGTTCTGGGTGGGTTCGCGCTCCAGCGATGGAACGCTCGGCAAGGGCTCGCTGTATCGCCTCGATGCCGCAGGTGACCTGCGTGTGATGGCTTCGGGCTTCGACGTGTGCAACGGCCTCGGCTGGAGCCCCAACGGCGCGACCTTCTACCTCGTCGATACCGTGCCGCGACTGCTCTACCGCTACGATTTCGACGTGGCATCAGGCGAACTGTCGAATCGCAGCATCGTGCAAGATTTCGCGGGCATCCCTGGGAAACCGGACGGATTGGCGATCGACGCCAAGGGTCGCATCTGGTGCGCGATGTGGGACGGCGCGGGGATCGCGATCCTCGCGAGCAACGGGGAACAACTCGGCTGGCTCGAGACCCCCTGCCCGCGCCCCACGAGCTGCGCTTTTGGCGGCGATGAGGGGCGGACGCTTTTCATCACCACTGCCGCTCACGGGCTGTCGGTCGATGATCGGGCGTTCGGAGCGTCGGGCAGTATTCTCGCTTTCCTAGCACCGGATGCTGGCGCACCCGTGGCCAGCTATGGCGCGCCGGTTCCCACGCGACATTGGGGCCGATAGCGCGCCGATTTGCAACGCCGCGATCAGCAGTTCGATTTGGCGCCGAGCCGCTCCGAGATCTCGCGCGCGGCCAGCGCGAGCTCGGCGTGGGCGCGCGCCAGTCCCGCTGCGCGGTCCGCATCGACCTGATCGAGATAAGGGATCGCCAATACCGCCGTGATCGCGCCGCTGTGATCGAACACAGGATAGCCGATATCGGTAATGCCCACGGTTTTTGCGCTCGTCACCTCGTAATAGCCCTGTCGCCGGATCGTCGCGGCACGCGTGTCGGTGGCGTCCTGGTCGAGAGCGACGCCCGCATTTTCGCCGGCACTCCGCCGTAGCGACTCGCGCACGCGCGCGTCCGCGAAAGCGTAAAGAATATTGCCCGAACACGATTGGAAAACCGGTGCCTGAGTTCCGACGCGCACGCTGAAGCTGAGATCGGCAAAGCTCTCCTGGCGCGCGATGATCCGGATAACGGCGTCGTCGAGGATGGCCAAATGGCAGGATTGCCCGGTATGCTGCGACAATCGCCGCATCGGTGCTGCCGCGGCGTTGACCAACATGTTGATCGGCAGATGCATGTGGGAAAGCTGAAAGAGCTTCATCGTTAACTGAAACTTGTCCGAACTTTCCTGAGCGGCAACGTATTGACGCTGTTCGAGCACGGCGAGCATGCGGAAGATCTCGCCCACCGATCGACCCAGCTTCGCGGCCAGCTCGCTCAGGCCTACGCTGTCGGGCGTAACTGCAAGCAGCTCGAGGATATCCAAGCCCTTTTCCAGCGCCGGTGCCGAGTAGAGCTTGCGTTTGGTGGGCGGCTTGCTCCCGGTGTCCATTTCGTCGCGCACCTTCCTTGGGTTCCTCACAAGGCCGTCCTCTGATGGGCAAAGCGCTCAAATTCAAGCGCGCTTACTATAAACTTGCACATATGAAATCTATTTGCGTATATGGCTTATGCGGGAGAGAGTGAACTTGGTTCCGGGTACGAGTTGGCACCAGCATCACGGTGCGCGCGCATTGGGGCTGGGCTGCGCGCCCTTGGGTAATCTTTATCGCCAGATAAGCGACGGCGAGGCCCGTGCCGTGCTCGACGCCGGGTGGGACGCCGGACTGCGCTATTACGATACAGCGCCATTTTACGGCTTCGGACTGTCGGAACGGCGGGTCGGCGACGCCTTGCGCGCGCGGCCGCGGCACGAATTCCTGCTGTCCAGCAAGGTCGGGCGCTTGCTCGACCCGATCGCGCGCGCCGATGGATCGGAGATGCGCATGGGGTTCGCCTCACCAATGCCATTCACACCGCGCTTCGACTATAGCTATGACGGCGTAATGCGATCGTATGAGGCCAGTCTGCATCGCCTCGGCCTTTCGCGCATCGACATCCTGCTGGTCCACGACATTGGCCGTATGACGCATGGCGCAGACAACGACCGGCATTTCCGCGACCTTGCGGAGGGCGGATATCGCGCCCTCGATGAACTCCGCGCCGCCGGCGACATATCCGCGGTGGGCCTGGGGGTGAACGAATGGGAAGTTTGCGACGCGGCGATGCAGATCGGGCGGTTCGACTGCTTTCTGCTGGCGGGACGATATACGCTGCTCGAGCAGGATCCGCTCGACCGCTTCTTCCCCAAATGCAGCGAGCATGGCGCATTGATCATTCTGGGCGGCGCGTATAATTCCGGCATTCTCGCAACGGGCACGCGGGGCGGCGGCGAGATGCATTACAATTACGCGCCCGCGCCACCCGCGATCATTGCCCGAACGCAGCGGATCGAGGCGATCGCCGACCGGCATGGTGTTACACTCGCGGCGGCGGCCTTGCAGTTCCCCCTCGCGCATCCCGTCGTCGCGTCGGTGATCGCGGGCGTCGGCAGCGCGGGTCGCGTGGCCGAGACGATCGCGCTGTTCCAGGAAGCCATTCCCGCGGCATTCTGGGAAGACATGAAGGCACATGAGCTGATCGCCGCGCATACGCCCGTTCCGCGCGGTGGCGCCTGAACCGTGCAGATCGATTCCCATCAGCATTTCTGGTCGCTCGATCGCGGCGATTATGCATGGCCCACGCCGGATCTGGCGCTGATCTATCGCGACTTCGATGCGGCTGACCTGGGCCCGTTGCTCGCCGCGATGGGCGTGGACGGGTCGATCCTCGTCCAGGCCACGCCGACGACCGCGGAAACGCAATTCCTGCTGGAAGTCGCCGCGCGCCATACGTTCGTGAAGGGCGTCGTCGGTTGGGTCGACTTCGACCGACCCGACGCCAGCGCCAATGTCGCCCGACTTGCAGGCAATCCGCGGTTAAAAGGGCTGCGGCCGATGATCCAGGGGATCGCCGACGATCACTGGATGCTCCAAGCGCATCTGGCGCCGGTCTTTGACATGATGGTCCAGTGTGGGCTCGTCTTCGACGCGTTGATCCGGCCACAGCATTTGCCGATCCTCGCGCGCTTGCTGCACCGCTATCCGCGCCTGTCGGCGGTCATCGACCATGGCGCCAAACCGCAAATCGCGGCTGCGGCGTTCGACGACTGGGCCGCCGCCATGGCCCGGATTGCGCGCAAGACGCAGGTTTGCTGCAAACTTTCCGGCCTGTGGACCGAAGCCGGCGGCGATACCGGCATTTCGCGGATCGGCCGCTATGTCGATCATCTGCTGGCATGCTTCGGCCCGGATCGCTTGCTGTGGGGAAGCGATTGGCCGGTCGTGCTGCTCGCGGGCGAGTATGGCGCGTGGCACGCGCAGTGTCGCGATCTGCTGTCACATTTGTCCGCCGCCGATCAGGACGCAATTTTCGGCGGCAATGCGCGGAGGCTCTATGCCCTTAGTTGAGCCAGCATTCATCCTGATCCACCCGCTCGACAACGTGCTCGTCTGCTGTCGGCACTGCGAACCGGGGCTGGCGGTGCAGATCGATGGCGTTTGCGAGACGCTGCGCGAGCCGATCGGGGTCGGCCACAAGATTGCCCGGCGACCGCTCGCCCCGGGGGAAAGCGTGGTGAAATACGGCGCTCCGATCGGGTCGGTAACGGTGGCGGTCCCCACCGGCGGGCATGTTCATGGCCACAACATGCGTAGCGATTACCTCGACAGCCATACCCGCCAAACCGCCAATCTGCGCGAAGAGACACAATGATCGATCTACAAAAGAAGCGGTTGCAGGGCTATCTTCGTGCCGACGGGCGCAAGGGCGTGCGCAACGTTGTAATCGTGGCCTATCTGGTCGAGTGCGCGCATCATGTCGCGCGCCGCATCGTCGACCGTGCGGATGATCCGTCGGTTCAGCTGATCGGGTTTCCGGGCTGCTATCCCAACACCTACGCGCTGAAGATGATGAAGCAATTGGCGACCCATCCCAATGTCGGCGGGGTGCTGCTGGTGTCGCTCGGTTGCGAGGCGTTCAATCGTAGCGAGCTGGCCGACGCGGTGGCGGCAAGCGGCCGTCCGGTCGAGACCCTGGTGATCCAGGAAAGCGGTGGCACCGCCGCGACGATCGCAGCGGGGCTGGCAACGATTGCAGACCTCCGGTCGATTGTCGAACGCACCCCGCGCGTGCCGATGCGGGTATCCGAGCTGGTCGTCGGCACGATTTGCGGCGGCTCCGACGGCACCAGCGGGATTTCCGCCAACCCTGCAGTCGGACGCTGTTTCGACCGCCTCGTGGAGGAGGGAGCGACCTGCATTTTCGAGGAAACCGGCGAATTAATCGGGTGCGAACACATCATGGCCGCACGCGCGCTCACCACGGATCTTGGCCACGAGCTCGAGGGCGCGGTCGATAAGGCGGCGCGTTACTACAGCACGCTTGGCTACGGCAGCTTCGCCCCTGGCAATGCCGACGGTGGTCTGACCACGCTCGAGGAGAAGTCGCTTGGGGCCTATTCCAAGTCCGGGGGCTCGCCAATCTCCGGTTTGATCAGGCCTGGCGAAGTGCCGCCCACCGGGGGGTTGTTTCTGCTCGACGTCGTGCCCGACGGCGAAGTGCGGTTCGGTTTTCCGAATATTTCCGACAATGCAGAGATTGTCGAGATGATCGCCAGCGGATGCCATTTGATCCTTTTTACCACCGGTCGCGGATCGGTGGTCGGCTCGGCCATATCGCCGGTGATAAAGATCTGCGGAAATCCCGAGACCTTTGCCAAACTGTCTGACGACATGGACATTGATGCCGGCCGGATCATCGAGGGCAAGGCGTCGCTCGATCAGCTGGGCGCAGAAATCTACGAGAGCGTCCTGACAGTGGCTGCGGGCGATGCGACCCGGTCTGAAGTGCTGGGCCATCAGGAGTTCATCCTGACCTACAAGAATTTCGGCCCCACCGGCCCATCCTGTCTTCCCACCGCAGCACGCTGATCCGCAGGAAGGCCAGTCATGATCCACGATCTGTCCCACAATACCGCCCTCGTCACCGCGGCCGCGCATGGCATCGGCCGCTCCGTCGCGGAAGCTTTCCGCGACGCCGGCGCGCGCGTGATCGCGCTCGATATCAACCGCGACGCGCTGGCCACGCTGGACGGGTGCGAAATTCGCCACCTCGATGTGACCGATGGCGCGGCGGTGCTGGCGCTGGCGGCGGAATTGGGTCGCGTCGATATCCTTTTCAACTGTGTCGGCGTGGTCCACAACGGATCGATCCTGGACTGTAGCGACGCGGACTGGGACTTCGCGGTCGCGCTCAACCTTACGTCCGCCATGCGCCTCATCCGCGCGTTC
Above is a genomic segment from Sphingomonas sp. HMP6 containing:
- a CDS encoding dihydrodipicolinate synthase family protein; its protein translation is MSNAIGGVFPVLPTVFDEAGEIDLDGLGNVIEFALACGVDGLVFPGLASEYDMLSLEEREALIGFVGARVAGRANFVVGASGDDVATSIRLATAGAGAGAVAAMVMTPKAIGPDTGLLGAFYSALGRQAVLPLMVQNAPVPMGLGLDTAQLRAVVEATDSIRWVKEENMPCGQRISEMLADPPAHLLGVFGGAGGRYITDELARGAIGTMPAVETPEIHVALMRAHRAGNEEAVRDLYEAVLPILMMQAVFRWRLTKEVLRRRGVIDSAFTRAAGPRFDPGDHAELSRILSRLEPLLGGAAVTSLSAPSVQTATR
- a CDS encoding TonB-dependent receptor; this translates as MFGRGILDHRSRLSHRWRGQHRSTLTQTAKIKRHFKCGALDSVAKCATTAQPKALLQKQSGRGKVMKSNILLSGVCLGALLAGAPAFAQTQPAAPSTSTDVSQSRDTPDAQADTAGADIVVTGYRRSLAEALDAKRNTDQFQESIVATDVAKLPDNTIAESLQRVSGVQIRRALGEGTSVSIRGLRQNRTEINGRTLVNPNGRGLGIAAVADSDYGPLSLFPSELIGRLDVIKLQGAERADGSLSGTVDIITRKPFDKKGQLIAVSGSGVYSDQDKRWGYDGSALYSNTFADDTFGILVNATYSNKPVNEDSFNSFTGYTPLTSSFNTVANPKANDPNGDGNPALYIADLRYQRLRERRERIGGNGAFQWRPSDSLELYGDVAYSHLNTNRTRDWFSVPLSTVAGDYTTYKVSTNEILTSGTINQVAQGNAEALKVKSDTVSSALGFKWSTNDGRFSVRPEVNYSRATMDVSQTYVRVTSLNKYLFNFDVGGGGIPTLNGPAALNAADPAQFRYSNIFDNFNRNTAQETAGRIDFTFKTLNAFLSQIDAGMRYSALNTTRDTIQRQVAFSGATPAQTFPVASGPAVYGVRSYPDLLLGGAPAIATKYVAALSSSLPFGTACETIAPNSGLCPARFVDPLQSFRISEKTMAAYVKVGFAAQLGAMPLTGNVGLRYTETDRAANGAIKRASGLADPLVVKTRFANWLPSAVAKLELTNKLVFRLGYAKVLGLPDSIDLSPDLTLNRLTPYNGNAGNPALQPLRADQYDAALEWYFARGSALTVGAFYKDVSTFIYSRANYEIPTGEVAPPDSPLGYLITRPFNGTGGKVKGVEVLFQTPFYFLPAPLDGFGVVANFSYIDSTTSLLDRQRNSLPFQGLSKINYNIVAYFEKYGFGARVAYNYRDKYFDSVGPGSTAIYYAPYRTIDASIRYELKNFTIFADASNLNNEVQRRYVESSEATSFYGVQGRRFSVGFNARF
- a CDS encoding SDR family NAD(P)-dependent oxidoreductase gives rise to the protein MTERLKGHVAVVTGAAGGIGGAIARRFAGEGSRVVALDRKASADGDMTLLCDLGEDASVEAAARAVSEAGLWPTIVVHAAAIGAGSATLDTDSDFLARMMNVNVGGALRLAKAFGPGMCERRRGAFLFISSINSTFATPGLAAYAASKAALDSFTKTLALELAPDAVRVNAIRPASIDTPLLRGGFDSRPDPDVARRANIARHPLGRWGTPDDVAALALFLCSDEASWITGVDYLIDGGASIARR
- a CDS encoding 2-dehydro-3-deoxygalactonokinase, which codes for MNRESFIAVEWGTAKIRARLLTATGDIVDQVIEEVRLVDLDRAAQVARVAHLRQRWPSASETLWLAGMVGSPIGLESVPHLPCPATPAQLARHARQTMIAGTPLRILPGLSCTSRFGDYDVMRGEEVAAAGLIGHCDLVDAVLLSVPGMHGKWIEMGRARIERFHTSMTAELHALIAERSILAPLTQAAPHDGDAFRAGLTLAADGGSPARLLFSARSRVLAQHLTEEDAASFIWGVLIGSDVRENLPGPGDAARQYFVTGGGHAAPLFRAALAHLGAKVEVIDNDHLTAHGFATIRQFSAEGNTFDD
- a CDS encoding MFS transporter; protein product: MLALAAVLNYVDRQTLALMAGAVQRDLVIDDQGYAAVVNAFLVAYMLGGLVAAFVVDRLGARWGMILFVGWWSLASAGTGLAQSVFHLGVSRFALGLGEAGNWVASPKLVREWFPKKERALAIGLYSSAAHFGAAISPALMAVLFLTVGWRLTFVLCGLAGLLWLGGWLLLYRPNTALPVYAADAAADAEPVATQAEPIDESGWRGWAAVMRTRGVWWYALAAALTNPVWFFYLFWFPKYLTEERGLSIAEMGRTTWIVYAAAGFGAVGGGLLSGRIVRRGVKPALARVMVMALVALVAPLGALNALQPSVTVSLALGAIVAFCHTAWVTNQTALPVDLYPTRHIGKVMGIGGIASGLATIASTYMVGQLVAVLTYRPMFLVIAVAYPLGVVAAYFATTGRSMVDRESGI
- a CDS encoding SMP-30/gluconolactonase/LRE family protein, giving the protein MSTRLESLPLLHAWPVKAGLAESPHWIAATATLVWVDIVRPSVNILDPDTGENRETLVVAKIGSASATASGGLLAALERELWLGDAAAELRRFKVPAMDGTHFNDGKCDPAGRFWVGSRSSDGTLGKGSLYRLDAAGDLRVMASGFDVCNGLGWSPNGATFYLVDTVPRLLYRYDFDVASGELSNRSIVQDFAGIPGKPDGLAIDAKGRIWCAMWDGAGIAILASNGEQLGWLETPCPRPTSCAFGGDEGRTLFITTAAHGLSVDDRAFGASGSILAFLAPDAGAPVASYGAPVPTRHWGR
- a CDS encoding IclR family transcriptional regulator, which produces MRDEMDTGSKPPTKRKLYSAPALEKGLDILELLAVTPDSVGLSELAAKLGRSVGEIFRMLAVLEQRQYVAAQESSDKFQLTMKLFQLSHMHLPINMLVNAAAAPMRRLSQHTGQSCHLAILDDAVIRIIARQESFADLSFSVRVGTQAPVFQSCSGNILYAFADARVRESLRRSAGENAGVALDQDATDTRAATIRRQGYYEVTSAKTVGITDIGYPVFDHSGAITAVLAIPYLDQVDADRAAGLARAHAELALAAREISERLGAKSNC